One genomic window of Anaeromyxobacter diazotrophicus includes the following:
- a CDS encoding succinate dehydrogenase cytochrome b subunit: MSVTTKDVVIGPGPSRLSLFWLSNVGKKVLMALSGIILFLYVIAHLLGNLQIYMGSAVIDRYAHLLHSNEGLLWTARVVLLAAVGVHAIAGIQLWFRKREARPIAYRSRENIQASAASRTMIITGVLIALFVVYHVLDLTMGVFLGANYVELSPGHNVPASFSNPVSAALYIVAMTALGFHLWHGVYSMFGSLGLTHPLYTEKVKKAAAVVATLIALANIAFPVAVLTGFRPAPPAQEQVERAPGQ, encoded by the coding sequence ATGAGCGTCACCACGAAGGACGTGGTCATCGGCCCCGGCCCGTCCCGCCTCTCCCTGTTCTGGTTGAGCAACGTCGGCAAGAAGGTGCTGATGGCGCTCTCCGGGATCATTCTCTTCCTCTACGTCATCGCCCATCTGCTGGGGAACCTGCAGATCTACATGGGCAGCGCCGTCATCGACCGGTACGCGCACCTCCTCCACTCCAACGAGGGGCTGCTCTGGACCGCGCGCGTCGTCCTGCTCGCCGCGGTCGGCGTGCACGCGATCGCCGGCATCCAGCTCTGGTTCCGCAAGCGCGAGGCGCGCCCCATCGCCTACCGCTCGAGGGAGAACATCCAGGCGAGCGCCGCGTCGCGCACGATGATCATCACCGGCGTCCTCATCGCGCTCTTCGTCGTCTACCACGTGCTCGACCTCACGATGGGCGTGTTCCTCGGCGCGAACTACGTGGAGCTCTCCCCGGGCCACAACGTGCCGGCCAGCTTCTCGAACCCGGTCTCGGCGGCGCTCTACATCGTCGCCATGACCGCGCTGGGCTTCCACCTCTGGCACGGCGTCTACTCGATGTTCGGGTCGCTCGGCCTCACGCACCCCCTCTACACCGAGAAGGTGAAGAAGGCGGCCGCGGTGGTCGCCACGCTCATCGCCCTCGCCAACATCGCGTTCCCCGTCGCCGTGCTCACCGGCTTCCGCCCCGCCCCCCCGGCGCAGGAGCAGGTCGAGCGCGCTCCCGGCCAGTAG
- a CDS encoding TIGR00730 family Rossman fold protein: protein MKRICVFCGSSPGARPAYLATARALGRELASRGLGLVYGGSSVGLMGAVADGALAAGGEVVGIIPGALEAKELAHHGLTRLEVVASMHERKARMAELADGFVALPGGMGTLEELSEILTWAQLGLHRKACALLDVAGYWQPLIAFFDHAVKERFLRPEHRALLLVGAEPGPLLDALARHAPAYLEKWIDRGQT from the coding sequence ATGAAGCGGATCTGCGTGTTTTGCGGCTCTTCGCCGGGCGCCAGGCCGGCCTATCTCGCCACCGCGCGCGCGCTCGGGCGCGAGCTGGCCTCGCGCGGGCTCGGCCTCGTCTACGGCGGCTCGAGCGTCGGCCTCATGGGGGCGGTAGCGGACGGCGCGCTCGCGGCGGGCGGCGAGGTGGTGGGCATCATCCCCGGCGCACTCGAGGCGAAGGAGCTCGCGCACCACGGCCTCACCCGCCTGGAGGTCGTCGCCTCGATGCACGAGCGCAAGGCGCGGATGGCCGAGCTGGCGGACGGCTTCGTGGCGCTCCCGGGCGGGATGGGGACGCTCGAGGAGCTGTCCGAGATCCTGACCTGGGCGCAGCTCGGCCTCCACCGCAAGGCGTGCGCGCTGCTCGACGTGGCGGGGTACTGGCAGCCGCTCATCGCCTTCTTCGACCATGCGGTGAAGGAGCGGTTCCTGCGGCCCGAGCACCGCGCGCTGCTCCTCGTCGGCGCCGAGCCGGGGCCGCTCCTCGACGCGCTCGCGCGCCACGCGCCGGCCTATCTGGAGAAGTGGATCGACCGGGGCCAGACCTGA
- a CDS encoding ATPase codes for MAKLEVLGPRRLLPEALRFLQGQGVVALREPPSAGAPGLRSVPVSPGDSALGEALRAALARLAPLRARLPPPAGRAQALPDPGTPAFQAALDELEAQLRELEERRAALLAERQSVRRLARLLRALVPLSAETPTPPRARAFGLALRRERGDALALLASEVARLTAGGGLVRATDAGEGELAVLLIVPSSRAREVRALLFEQGVEELQLPGALDALAPARALVALAERERALPGAIAAAERARDELLARLAPSVAAAERAARAALARLEAAACCGETGHAFVVWGWAPRAQVAPLSAAAAAAFAGAVSVSEFPLAPGEEREVPVVLSNPRWLAPFELLLALVPLPRYGSVDPTAWMALFYPLFFGLMLGDLGFGALAMGLALAARWRGWGGPLGRRAAVVVLACGAWAALFGLLFGEAFGALGEALGLHPLLLDRRTALLALLGLALAFGLGHLAVGLALGAWQALRDRHRREALARAARLLLLGAAAVAAAAALGLLPRRLAAPAAGCAALCAAAAAAAEGPMALLEAVLSLGNVLSYARLMALGVASAMLAEVANGMPAALPGAGGVALALALHAVNFTMGAISPAIAALRLQLVEFLDKFYCEGGRPYRPLALG; via the coding sequence ATGGCCAAGCTCGAGGTGCTCGGCCCGCGCCGGCTCCTGCCCGAGGCGCTCCGCTTCCTGCAGGGGCAGGGGGTGGTGGCGCTGCGCGAGCCGCCGTCCGCCGGGGCGCCGGGCCTCCGCAGCGTGCCGGTCTCGCCGGGCGACTCCGCGCTCGGCGAGGCGCTCCGCGCGGCGCTGGCGCGCCTCGCGCCGCTGCGGGCCCGGCTGCCGCCGCCGGCCGGGCGGGCGCAGGCGCTCCCGGACCCGGGCACGCCCGCGTTCCAGGCCGCGCTCGACGAGCTCGAGGCGCAGCTGCGGGAGCTCGAGGAGCGGCGCGCCGCGCTCCTCGCCGAGCGGCAGTCGGTGCGGCGGCTGGCGCGGCTCCTGCGCGCGCTGGTGCCGCTCAGCGCCGAGACGCCCACGCCGCCGCGCGCCCGTGCCTTCGGCCTGGCGCTGCGCCGCGAGCGCGGGGACGCGCTGGCGCTCCTCGCGTCCGAGGTGGCGCGCCTCACCGCCGGCGGCGGGCTGGTGCGCGCCACCGACGCGGGCGAGGGCGAGCTGGCGGTGCTGCTCATCGTCCCGTCCTCGCGGGCGCGCGAGGTGCGGGCGCTCCTGTTCGAGCAGGGCGTGGAGGAGCTGCAGCTCCCCGGCGCGCTCGACGCGCTCGCCCCCGCCCGGGCGCTCGTCGCGCTGGCCGAGCGCGAGCGGGCGCTGCCGGGCGCCATCGCCGCCGCCGAGCGCGCGCGCGACGAGCTCCTGGCCCGGCTCGCGCCGTCGGTCGCGGCCGCCGAGCGCGCGGCGCGCGCCGCGCTGGCGCGGCTGGAGGCGGCGGCCTGCTGCGGCGAGACCGGCCACGCCTTCGTGGTGTGGGGCTGGGCGCCGCGCGCCCAGGTGGCGCCGCTCTCCGCCGCCGCGGCGGCCGCCTTCGCGGGCGCGGTGAGCGTCTCCGAGTTCCCGCTCGCCCCGGGCGAGGAGCGCGAGGTCCCGGTGGTGCTCTCGAACCCGCGCTGGCTGGCGCCGTTCGAGCTCTTGCTCGCGCTCGTCCCGCTCCCGCGCTACGGGTCGGTCGACCCGACCGCCTGGATGGCGCTGTTCTACCCGCTCTTCTTCGGCCTCATGCTGGGCGACCTGGGCTTCGGGGCGCTGGCGATGGGGCTGGCGCTCGCCGCGCGCTGGCGCGGCTGGGGCGGGCCGCTCGGCCGGCGCGCCGCGGTCGTCGTCCTCGCCTGCGGCGCCTGGGCGGCCCTCTTCGGCCTCCTCTTCGGCGAGGCGTTCGGCGCCCTCGGCGAGGCGCTCGGGCTGCACCCGCTGCTCCTCGACCGGCGCACCGCGCTCCTCGCGCTGCTCGGGCTCGCGCTCGCGTTCGGGCTCGGGCACCTGGCGGTGGGGCTCGCGCTCGGGGCCTGGCAGGCGCTCCGCGACCGGCACCGGCGCGAGGCGCTCGCGCGCGCGGCGCGCCTCCTCCTGCTCGGCGCGGCCGCGGTCGCCGCCGCCGCCGCGCTGGGGCTCCTGCCGCGCCGGCTGGCGGCGCCGGCCGCGGGCTGCGCGGCCCTCTGCGCCGCGGCCGCGGCGGCGGCCGAGGGGCCGATGGCGCTCCTCGAGGCGGTGCTCTCGCTCGGCAACGTCCTCTCCTACGCCCGCCTCATGGCGCTCGGCGTCGCCTCGGCCATGCTGGCCGAGGTGGCGAACGGCATGCCGGCGGCGCTGCCCGGGGCGGGCGGGGTGGCGCTGGCGCTGGCGCTGCACGCCGTCAACTTCACCATGGGCGCGATCTCGCCCGCCATCGCCGCGCTGCGCCTCCAGCTGGTCGAGTTCCTGGACAAGTTCTACTGCGAGGGGGGCCGGCCCTACCGGCCGCTCGCGCTGGGCTGA
- a CDS encoding ATPase, with product MERVLIAVAAALAIGISALATAWVQSRIGAAGSGALAEKPELRGAIIVMLAIPETLVILGFVVAVLILLGKA from the coding sequence ATGGAACGCGTCCTCATCGCCGTCGCCGCCGCGCTCGCCATCGGCATCTCGGCGCTGGCCACCGCCTGGGTCCAGTCGCGCATCGGCGCGGCGGGGTCGGGCGCGCTGGCCGAGAAGCCGGAGCTGCGGGGGGCCATCATCGTGATGCTCGCCATCCCGGAGACGCTGGTCATCCTGGGGTTCGTGGTGGCGGTGCTGATCCTGCTCGGGAAGGCGTGA
- a CDS encoding V-type ATPase subunit encodes MAETDYANARVAARRARLLGDRGLRELLLRGAAPEGPGSSPAELAREAARVLGFLSGAARRRVAALLRLEDAPTLEALLRGLLLRLPPERILRGAPPSPGLGPEALAALASLPGPERAPEALATRASPLAGAAAAAVKASAREPRLLRLGVALERALVEGALRELRGRGEDARLAARALALHVDAVNAATLLAVEAPARPDELFVAGGALDAPAFARLFEQAPASRREALARWLGADPAALAEPARAAELLARRRERWLLREARARPFSIAPPLAYLAARAGEARRLRVVRLGQEHGLPGEALLDLVEGPAR; translated from the coding sequence ATGGCGGAGACTGACTACGCCAACGCGCGGGTGGCGGCGCGGCGCGCCAGGCTGCTCGGGGATCGCGGGCTGCGCGAGCTGCTCCTGCGCGGCGCCGCGCCCGAGGGGCCGGGGTCCTCGCCGGCGGAGCTGGCGCGGGAGGCCGCGCGGGTGCTCGGGTTCCTCTCCGGCGCGGCGCGCCGCCGGGTGGCGGCGCTGCTCCGGCTGGAGGACGCGCCCACCCTGGAGGCGCTGCTCCGGGGGCTCCTCTTGCGGCTCCCCCCGGAGCGGATCCTCCGGGGCGCGCCCCCCTCGCCCGGCCTCGGCCCGGAGGCGCTCGCCGCGCTGGCGTCGCTGCCCGGCCCGGAGCGCGCGCCGGAGGCGCTGGCGACGCGCGCCAGCCCGCTCGCCGGCGCCGCGGCGGCGGCGGTGAAGGCCTCCGCGCGCGAGCCCCGGCTGCTCAGGCTGGGCGTGGCGCTCGAGCGCGCCCTGGTCGAGGGCGCCCTCCGCGAGCTGCGCGGGCGCGGGGAGGACGCGCGGCTCGCGGCGCGGGCGCTCGCGCTGCACGTCGACGCGGTGAACGCGGCCACGCTCCTCGCCGTCGAGGCGCCGGCGCGCCCGGACGAGCTCTTCGTCGCGGGCGGCGCGCTCGACGCCCCCGCCTTCGCGCGCCTGTTCGAGCAGGCGCCGGCGAGCCGCCGCGAGGCGCTCGCGCGGTGGCTCGGCGCCGACCCGGCGGCCCTCGCCGAGCCCGCCCGCGCCGCCGAGCTCCTCGCCCGACGCCGCGAGCGGTGGCTCCTGCGCGAGGCGCGGGCGCGCCCGTTCTCCATCGCGCCGCCGCTCGCCTACCTGGCGGCCCGCGCCGGCGAGGCGCGCCGCCTCCGCGTCGTCCGGCTCGGGCAGGAGCACGGCCTCCCGGGCGAGGCGCTCCTCGACCTGGTGGAGGGCCCGGCGCGATGA
- a CDS encoding V-type ATP synthase subunit F, which translates to MTSPRPAHPDLGLAVAVRPGDGLGFRLAGAPVEEIAPGEEPRALAALLGRPGLAVVAVEAGLLPQAEEALRARRRGQELPVLIPFSLPRRHAEPGRGRELVAAIVRRAVGYHVKLGEGPHAG; encoded by the coding sequence ATGACCTCCCCGCGGCCGGCGCACCCCGATCTCGGGCTGGCGGTGGCGGTCCGCCCGGGCGACGGGCTCGGCTTCCGGCTCGCCGGGGCCCCGGTCGAGGAGATCGCGCCGGGCGAGGAGCCGCGCGCGCTCGCGGCGCTGCTCGGCCGGCCCGGGCTGGCGGTGGTGGCGGTCGAGGCGGGGCTGCTCCCCCAGGCCGAGGAGGCGCTGCGGGCGCGCCGGCGCGGCCAGGAGCTGCCCGTGCTCATCCCCTTCTCGCTGCCGCGCCGGCACGCGGAGCCCGGGCGCGGGCGCGAGCTCGTCGCGGCCATCGTGCGGCGGGCGGTGGGCTACCACGTGAAGCTCGGGGAGGGGCCCCATGCCGGGTGA
- a CDS encoding V-type ATP synthase subunit A: protein MPGELVRVAGPMAVARGLGAVGLNEVVLVGAERLTAEVIRVRGELATLQVYEDTAGLGLLEPATPTGAPLEVELGPGLLGRIFDGLQRPLDVLARSGDFLGRGERAPALDRARRLAFTPQVRRGDPVRGGQRLGVVRAAGGEEDEPVLAPPDADGVAAEVRAGEVRVDEPVVILEGGRALAPMHRWPVRRPRPVLRRLAPEVPFLTGQRILDVLFPVAEGGTAIVPGGFGTGKTVLEQALAKFGAADVIVYVGCGERGNEMAEVLEEFPRLEDPRTGRPLMSRTVMVVNTSNMPVAGREASISTGFTLAEYFRDLGLRVALMIDSTSRWAEALREISARLEELPGEEGYPTSLGSRVAQLYERAGRAVPLSGAGEGSITVVGAVSPPGGDFSEPVTQAFLRATGAVWALSADLAHRRHFPAVDWTRSWSLDAPGVAGWFEREAGEGFGRLRAEALRLLSRERELLEIAQLVGMDALQDEERLLLAAARLVREGFLRQNAYHPVDRSTPPARARAMLSALLGFHAAAAAALGQGAPLEAVLRAADGSGLARLGELSEAEIAAAAAEAVRGAPWTS from the coding sequence ATGCCGGGTGAGCTGGTGAGGGTGGCCGGGCCGATGGCGGTCGCGCGCGGGCTCGGCGCGGTGGGCCTGAACGAGGTGGTGCTGGTCGGCGCCGAGCGCCTCACCGCCGAGGTGATCCGCGTGCGCGGCGAGCTCGCCACGCTGCAGGTGTACGAGGACACCGCCGGGCTCGGGCTCCTCGAGCCGGCGACCCCCACCGGCGCGCCGCTCGAGGTCGAGCTCGGGCCCGGGCTCCTCGGCCGCATCTTCGACGGGCTGCAGCGGCCGCTCGACGTCCTCGCCCGGAGCGGCGACTTCCTCGGGCGCGGCGAGCGCGCGCCGGCGCTCGACCGCGCGCGGCGGCTCGCCTTCACGCCGCAGGTGCGCCGCGGCGACCCCGTGCGGGGCGGGCAGCGCCTCGGGGTGGTCCGTGCCGCGGGCGGTGAGGAGGACGAGCCGGTCCTCGCGCCGCCCGACGCGGACGGGGTGGCGGCGGAGGTGCGCGCCGGCGAGGTCCGGGTGGACGAGCCGGTGGTGATCCTCGAGGGCGGCCGCGCGCTCGCGCCCATGCACCGCTGGCCGGTGCGCCGGCCGCGGCCGGTCCTGCGCCGGCTCGCGCCGGAGGTGCCGTTCCTCACCGGGCAGCGCATCCTGGACGTGCTCTTCCCGGTGGCGGAGGGGGGCACGGCCATCGTCCCGGGCGGCTTCGGCACCGGCAAGACCGTGCTGGAGCAGGCCCTCGCCAAGTTCGGCGCCGCCGACGTCATCGTCTACGTCGGCTGCGGCGAGCGCGGCAACGAGATGGCGGAGGTGCTGGAGGAGTTCCCGCGGCTGGAGGACCCGCGCACCGGTCGCCCGCTCATGAGCCGCACGGTGATGGTGGTGAACACCTCCAACATGCCGGTCGCGGGCCGGGAGGCGTCCATCTCGACCGGCTTCACGCTGGCCGAGTACTTCCGCGACCTCGGGCTGCGCGTCGCGCTCATGATCGACTCCACCTCGCGCTGGGCCGAGGCGCTGCGCGAGATCTCGGCGCGGCTGGAGGAGCTCCCCGGCGAGGAGGGGTACCCCACCTCGCTCGGCAGCCGGGTGGCGCAGCTCTACGAGCGCGCCGGGCGCGCCGTGCCGCTCTCCGGCGCGGGCGAGGGCTCGATCACGGTGGTGGGCGCGGTCTCGCCCCCGGGCGGCGACTTCTCCGAGCCGGTGACGCAGGCCTTCCTGCGCGCCACCGGCGCGGTGTGGGCCCTCTCGGCCGACCTGGCGCACCGGCGCCACTTCCCGGCGGTGGACTGGACCCGGAGCTGGTCGCTCGACGCGCCGGGGGTGGCGGGCTGGTTCGAGCGCGAGGCGGGGGAGGGGTTCGGGCGGCTGCGGGCCGAGGCGCTGCGGCTCCTCTCGCGCGAGCGCGAGCTGCTCGAGATCGCGCAGCTCGTCGGGATGGACGCCTTGCAGGACGAGGAGCGGCTCCTGCTCGCCGCGGCGCGGCTGGTGCGCGAGGGGTTCCTGCGGCAGAACGCCTACCACCCGGTCGACCGCTCCACCCCGCCGGCCCGCGCCCGCGCCATGCTCTCGGCGCTGCTGGGGTTCCACGCCGCGGCGGCGGCCGCGCTGGGGCAGGGCGCGCCGCTCGAGGCGGTGCTGCGCGCCGCCGACGGCTCGGGGCTGGCCCGGCTGGGCGAGCTGTCCGAGGCGGAGATCGCGGCGGCGGCCGCGGAAGCGGTGAGAGGCGCGCCATGGACCTCGTGA
- a CDS encoding V-type ATP synthase subunit B, with amino-acid sequence MDLVTPRLRTATALEGPLLFVERPRGARLGEMVRLRVEGAPERHGQVIDLAEERAVVQVLEETRGLAPSRAEVVLTGRVASLGVARAMLGRAFDGLGRPVDGLPPPIPELRLPLAGSPMNAVRRGKPEEPIETGISAIDGLNTLVRGQKLPVFSCAGLPAARLAAQIVAQARVRRPGAAAGEGEPFAVVFAAVGASWREREAFLASFAASGAQGRTVAFVNGAEDPPIERLLAPRCALTVAEHLAFAHGLHVLVVMTDMSAYCDALREVALAREELPGRRGYPGYMYTDLASLYERAGRLLGRPGSVTQLPILTMPDDDLTHPIPDLTGYITEGQLVLSRELDQKGVYPPIDVLPSLARLMNQGIGEGKTRADHRGLADQLYACHARGCDVRRMAAIVGQAGLSDEERRFVAFSDRFEQELVGQGEVFRSFEETLDLGWRLLAAFPASSLSRVRREDLAARHHPEAQRDA; translated from the coding sequence ATGGACCTCGTGACCCCCCGACTCCGGACCGCCACCGCGCTCGAGGGGCCGCTCCTGTTCGTGGAGCGGCCGCGCGGGGCGCGGCTCGGCGAGATGGTGCGCCTGCGCGTGGAGGGCGCCCCGGAGCGGCACGGTCAGGTGATCGACCTGGCCGAGGAGCGGGCGGTGGTGCAGGTGCTCGAGGAGACGCGCGGGCTGGCGCCCTCGCGGGCCGAGGTCGTGCTGACGGGCAGGGTGGCCTCGCTGGGCGTCGCCCGCGCCATGCTCGGCCGCGCCTTCGACGGCCTGGGCCGGCCCGTGGACGGGTTGCCCCCGCCCATCCCCGAGCTGCGGCTCCCCCTCGCCGGCAGCCCCATGAACGCGGTGCGGCGCGGGAAGCCGGAGGAGCCGATCGAGACCGGCATCTCGGCCATCGACGGGCTCAACACCCTCGTGCGCGGGCAGAAGCTGCCAGTGTTCTCCTGCGCCGGCCTCCCCGCCGCCCGGCTGGCGGCGCAGATCGTGGCCCAGGCGCGGGTGCGGCGGCCGGGCGCCGCGGCCGGGGAGGGCGAGCCGTTCGCGGTGGTCTTCGCCGCCGTCGGCGCCTCCTGGCGCGAGCGCGAGGCGTTCCTCGCCTCCTTCGCGGCGTCGGGGGCCCAGGGGCGCACGGTGGCCTTCGTGAACGGGGCGGAGGATCCGCCCATCGAGCGGCTGCTGGCGCCGCGCTGCGCGCTCACCGTCGCCGAGCACCTCGCCTTCGCCCACGGCCTCCACGTGCTGGTGGTGATGACCGACATGAGCGCCTACTGCGACGCCTTGCGGGAGGTGGCGCTGGCGCGCGAGGAGCTGCCCGGCCGGCGCGGCTACCCCGGCTACATGTACACGGACCTCGCGAGCCTCTACGAGCGCGCCGGTCGGCTCCTCGGCCGCCCGGGCTCGGTGACGCAGCTCCCCATCCTCACCATGCCGGACGACGACCTCACCCACCCCATCCCCGACCTCACCGGCTACATCACCGAGGGGCAGCTCGTGCTCTCGCGCGAGCTCGACCAGAAGGGCGTCTACCCGCCCATCGACGTCCTCCCCTCCCTGGCGCGCCTCATGAACCAGGGCATCGGCGAGGGGAAGACGCGCGCCGACCACCGCGGCCTGGCCGACCAGCTGTACGCCTGCCACGCCCGCGGCTGCGACGTGCGCCGGATGGCGGCCATCGTGGGGCAGGCGGGCCTCTCGGACGAGGAGCGGCGGTTCGTCGCCTTCTCGGATCGCTTCGAGCAGGAGCTGGTGGGCCAGGGCGAGGTCTTCCGCAGCTTCGAGGAGACGCTCGACCTGGGCTGGAGGCTCCTCGCGGCGTTCCCGGCCAGCTCGCTCTCGCGCGTGCGGCGCGAGGACCTGGCGGCGCGCCACCACCCCGAGGCGCAGCGCGATGCCTGA
- a CDS encoding V-type ATP synthase subunit D, with amino-acid sequence MPEATTRMALLALRARLGLARQGARLLRGKREVLAAEMFKLLREAVAGRDRLDASLREAQRALVLARALEGDAALASLGDGAAREIPVSVEERRVWGVPVHRVSAPRLRRAADARGAPPARWGLAAAEAATRHEEVLEVLLEIASRELYLERLGEELQQTTRRVNALEQLVAPRLAAEARRVSLALEERAREEAVRLKRFKGRAGA; translated from the coding sequence ATGCCTGAGGCCACCACCCGCATGGCGCTGCTCGCGCTGCGCGCCCGGCTCGGGCTGGCGCGGCAGGGGGCGCGGCTGCTCCGCGGCAAGCGGGAGGTGCTGGCGGCCGAGATGTTCAAGCTCCTCCGCGAGGCGGTGGCGGGGCGCGACCGGCTCGACGCCTCGCTGCGCGAGGCGCAGCGGGCGCTGGTCCTCGCCCGCGCCCTCGAGGGCGACGCCGCGCTCGCCTCCCTGGGCGACGGCGCGGCCCGGGAGATCCCGGTCAGCGTCGAGGAGCGGCGGGTGTGGGGCGTGCCGGTGCACCGCGTGAGCGCGCCGCGCCTGCGGCGGGCCGCCGACGCCCGCGGCGCGCCGCCCGCGCGCTGGGGCCTCGCGGCGGCCGAGGCCGCCACCCGCCACGAGGAGGTGCTGGAGGTGCTGCTCGAGATCGCCTCGCGCGAGCTCTACCTCGAGCGGCTGGGCGAGGAGCTCCAGCAGACGACGCGCCGGGTGAACGCGCTCGAGCAGCTCGTCGCCCCGCGCCTCGCCGCCGAGGCGCGCCGGGTCTCGCTGGCGCTGGAGGAGCGCGCCCGCGAGGAGGCGGTGCGCCTGAAGCGCTTCAAGGGGCGGGCGGGCGCGTGA